Proteins from a single region of Nomascus leucogenys isolate Asia chromosome 2, Asia_NLE_v1, whole genome shotgun sequence:
- the CLINT1 gene encoding clathrin interactor 1 isoform X1 — MLNMWKVRELVDKATNVVMNYSEIESKVREATNDDPWGPSGQLMGEIAKATFMYEQFPELMNMLWSRMLKDNKKNWRRVYKSLLLLAYLIRNGSERVVTSAREHIYDLRSLENYHFVDEHGKDQGINIRQKVKELVEFAQDDDRLREERKKAKKNKDKYVGVSSDSVGGFRYSERYDPEPKSKWDEEWDKNKSAFPFSDKLGELSDKIGSTIDDTISKFRRKDREDSPERCSDSDEEKKARRGRSPKGEFKDEEETVTTKHIHITQATETTTTRHKRTANPSKTIDLGAAAHYTGDKASPDQNASTHTPQSSVKTSVPSSKSSGDLVDLFDGTSQSTGGSADLFGGFADFGSAAASGSFPSQVTATSGNGDFGDWSAFNQAPSGPVASGGEFFGSASQPAVELVSGSQSALGPPPAASNSSDLFDLMGSSQATMTSSQSMNFSMMSTNTVGLGLPMSRSQSNFSIFQPLQNVSTVLQKPNPLYNQNTDMVQKSVSKTLPSTWSDPSVNISLDNLLPGMQPSKPQQPSLNTMIQQQNMQQPMNVMTQSFGAVNLSSPSNMLPVRPQTNALIGGPMPMSMPSVMTGTMGMAPLGNTPMMNQSMMGMNMNIGMSAAGMGLTGTMGMGMPNIAMTSGTVQPKQDAFANFANFSK, encoded by the exons cACCAATGTGGTTATGAATTATTCAGAGATCGAGTCTAAGGTTCGAGAGGCAACGAACGATGATCCTTGGGGACCTTCTGGGCAACTCATGGGAGAGATTGCCAA GGCTACATTTATGTATGAACAGTTTCCAGAACTTATGAACATGCTTTGGTCACGAATGttaaaagacaacaaaaagaaTTGGAGAAGAGTTTATAAG TCGTTGCTGCTCCTAGCGTACCTCATAAGGAATGGATCAGAGCGTGTTGTTACAAGTGCCAGAGAACACATTTATGATTTACGATCCCTGGAAAATTACCACTTTGTAG ATGAGCATGGCAAGGATCAGGGTATAAATATTCGACAGAAGGTGAAGGAATTGGTTGAATTTGCCCAGGATGACGACAGGCTTCGTGAAGAgcgaaagaaagcaaagaagaacaAAGACAAGTATGTTGGGGTTTCCTCAGACAGTGTTGGAGGATTCAGATACA GTGAAAGATATGATCCTGAGCCCAAATCAAAATGGGATGAGGAGTGGGATAAAAACAAGAGTGCTTTTCCATTCAGTGATAAATTAGGTGAGCTGAGTGATAAAATTGGAAGCACAATTGATGACACCATCAGCAAGTTCCGGAGGAAAGATAGAGAAGACTCTCCAGAAAGATGCAG cGACAGCGATGAGGAAAAGAAAGCGAGAAGAGGCAGATCTCCCAAAGGTGAATTCAAAGATGAAGAGGAGACTGTGACGACAAAGCATATTCATATCACACAGGCCACAGAGACCACCACAACCAGACACAAGCGCACAGCAAATCCTTCCAAAACCATTGATCTTGGAGCAGCAGCACATTACACAGGGGACAAAGCAAGTCCAGATCAGAATGCTTCAACCCACACACCTCAGTCTTCAGTTAAG acTTCAGTGCCTAGCAGCAAGTCATCTGGTGACCTTGTTGATCTGTTTGATGGCACCAGCCAGTCAACAG GAGGATCAGCTGATTTATTCGGAGGATTTGCTGACTTTGGCTCAGCTGCTGCATCAGGCAGTTTCCCTTCCCAAG TAACAGCAACAAGTGGGAATGGAGACTTTGGTGACTGGAGTGCCTTCAACCAAGCCCCATCAGGCCCTGTTGCTTCCGGTGGCGAGTTCTTTGGCAGTGCCTCACAGCCAGCAGTAGAACTTGTTAGTGGCTCCCAATCAGCTCTAGGCCCACCTCCTGCTGCCTCGAATTCTTCAGACCTGTTTGATCTTATGGGCTCATCCCAGGCAACCATGACATCTTCCCAGAGTATGAATTTCTCTATGATGAGCACTAATACTGTGGGACTTGGTTTGCCTATGTCAAGATCACAG agcaatttttctattttccagccTTTGCAAAATGTTAGCACAGTGCTGCAGAAGCCTAATCCTCTCTATAATCAGAATACAGATATGGTCCAGAAATCAGTCAGCAAAACCTTGCCCTCTACTTGGTCTGACCCCAGTGTAAACATCAGCCTAGACAACTTACTACCTGGTATGCAGCCTTCCAAACCCCAGCAGCCATCACTGAATACAATGATTCAGCAACAGA ATATGCAGCAGCCTATGAATGTGATGACTCAAAGTTTTGGAGCTGTGAACCTCAGTTCTCCATCAAACATGCTTCCTGTCCGGCCCCAAACTAATGCTTTGATAGGGGGACCCATGCCTATGAGCATGCCCAGTGTGATGACTGGCACCATGGGAATGGCCCCTCTTGGAAATACTCCGATGATGAACCAGAGCATGATGGGCATGAACATGAACATAGGGATGTCCGCTGCTGGGATGGGCTTGACAGGCACAATGGGAATGGGCATGCCCAACATAGCCATGACTTCGGGAACTGTGCAACCCAAGCAAGATGCCTTTGCAAATTTCGCCAATTTTAGCAAATAA
- the CLINT1 gene encoding clathrin interactor 1 isoform X3, producing MLNMWKVRELVDKATNVVMNYSEIESKVREATNDDPWGPSGQLMGEIAKATFMYEQFPELMNMLWSRMLKDNKKNWRRVYKSLLLLAYLIRNGSERVVTSAREHIYDLRSLENYHFVDEHGKDQGINIRQKVKELVEFAQDDDRLREERKKAKKNKDKYVGVSSDSVGGFRYSERYDPEPKSKWDEEWDKNKSAFPFSDKLGELSDKIGSTIDDTISKFRRKDREDSPERCSDSDEEKKARRGRSPKGEFKDEEETVTTKHIHITQATETTTTRHKRTANPSKTIDLGAAAHYTGDKASPDQNASTHTPQSSVKTSVPSSKSSGDLVDLFDGTSQSTGGSADLFGGFADFGSAAASGSFPSQVTATSGNGDFGDWSAFNQAPSGPVASGGEFFGSASQPAVELVSGSQSALGPPPAASNSSDLFDLMGSSQATMTSSQSMNFSMMSTNTVGLGLPMSRSQNTDMVQKSVSKTLPSTWSDPSVNISLDNLLPGMQPSKPQQPSLNTMIQQQNMQQPMNVMTQSFGAVNLSSPSNMLPVRPQTNALIGGPMPMSMPSVMTGTMGMAPLGNTPMMNQSMMGMNMNIGMSAAGMGLTGTMGMGMPNIAMTSGTVQPKQDAFANFANFSK from the exons cACCAATGTGGTTATGAATTATTCAGAGATCGAGTCTAAGGTTCGAGAGGCAACGAACGATGATCCTTGGGGACCTTCTGGGCAACTCATGGGAGAGATTGCCAA GGCTACATTTATGTATGAACAGTTTCCAGAACTTATGAACATGCTTTGGTCACGAATGttaaaagacaacaaaaagaaTTGGAGAAGAGTTTATAAG TCGTTGCTGCTCCTAGCGTACCTCATAAGGAATGGATCAGAGCGTGTTGTTACAAGTGCCAGAGAACACATTTATGATTTACGATCCCTGGAAAATTACCACTTTGTAG ATGAGCATGGCAAGGATCAGGGTATAAATATTCGACAGAAGGTGAAGGAATTGGTTGAATTTGCCCAGGATGACGACAGGCTTCGTGAAGAgcgaaagaaagcaaagaagaacaAAGACAAGTATGTTGGGGTTTCCTCAGACAGTGTTGGAGGATTCAGATACA GTGAAAGATATGATCCTGAGCCCAAATCAAAATGGGATGAGGAGTGGGATAAAAACAAGAGTGCTTTTCCATTCAGTGATAAATTAGGTGAGCTGAGTGATAAAATTGGAAGCACAATTGATGACACCATCAGCAAGTTCCGGAGGAAAGATAGAGAAGACTCTCCAGAAAGATGCAG cGACAGCGATGAGGAAAAGAAAGCGAGAAGAGGCAGATCTCCCAAAGGTGAATTCAAAGATGAAGAGGAGACTGTGACGACAAAGCATATTCATATCACACAGGCCACAGAGACCACCACAACCAGACACAAGCGCACAGCAAATCCTTCCAAAACCATTGATCTTGGAGCAGCAGCACATTACACAGGGGACAAAGCAAGTCCAGATCAGAATGCTTCAACCCACACACCTCAGTCTTCAGTTAAG acTTCAGTGCCTAGCAGCAAGTCATCTGGTGACCTTGTTGATCTGTTTGATGGCACCAGCCAGTCAACAG GAGGATCAGCTGATTTATTCGGAGGATTTGCTGACTTTGGCTCAGCTGCTGCATCAGGCAGTTTCCCTTCCCAAG TAACAGCAACAAGTGGGAATGGAGACTTTGGTGACTGGAGTGCCTTCAACCAAGCCCCATCAGGCCCTGTTGCTTCCGGTGGCGAGTTCTTTGGCAGTGCCTCACAGCCAGCAGTAGAACTTGTTAGTGGCTCCCAATCAGCTCTAGGCCCACCTCCTGCTGCCTCGAATTCTTCAGACCTGTTTGATCTTATGGGCTCATCCCAGGCAACCATGACATCTTCCCAGAGTATGAATTTCTCTATGATGAGCACTAATACTGTGGGACTTGGTTTGCCTATGTCAAGATCACAG AATACAGATATGGTCCAGAAATCAGTCAGCAAAACCTTGCCCTCTACTTGGTCTGACCCCAGTGTAAACATCAGCCTAGACAACTTACTACCTGGTATGCAGCCTTCCAAACCCCAGCAGCCATCACTGAATACAATGATTCAGCAACAGA ATATGCAGCAGCCTATGAATGTGATGACTCAAAGTTTTGGAGCTGTGAACCTCAGTTCTCCATCAAACATGCTTCCTGTCCGGCCCCAAACTAATGCTTTGATAGGGGGACCCATGCCTATGAGCATGCCCAGTGTGATGACTGGCACCATGGGAATGGCCCCTCTTGGAAATACTCCGATGATGAACCAGAGCATGATGGGCATGAACATGAACATAGGGATGTCCGCTGCTGGGATGGGCTTGACAGGCACAATGGGAATGGGCATGCCCAACATAGCCATGACTTCGGGAACTGTGCAACCCAAGCAAGATGCCTTTGCAAATTTCGCCAATTTTAGCAAATAA
- the CLINT1 gene encoding clathrin interactor 1 isoform X4, with translation MLNMWKVRELVDKATNVVMNYSEIESKVREATNDDPWGPSGQLMGEIAKATFMYEQFPELMNMLWSRMLKDNKKNWRRVYKSLLLLAYLIRNGSERVVTSAREHIYDLRSLENYHFVDEHGKDQGINIRQKVKELVEFAQDDDRLREERKKAKKNKDKYVGVSSDSVGGFRYSERYDPEPKSKWDEEWDKNKSAFPFSDKLGELSDKIGSTIDDTISKFRRKDREDSPERCSDSDEEKKARRGRSPKGEFKDEEETVTTKHIHITQATETTTTRHKRTANPSKTIDLGAAAHYTGDKASPDQNASTHTPQSSVKTSVPSSKSSGDLVDLFDGTSQSTVTATSGNGDFGDWSAFNQAPSGPVASGGEFFGSASQPAVELVSGSQSALGPPPAASNSSDLFDLMGSSQATMTSSQSMNFSMMSTNTVGLGLPMSRSQSNFSIFQPLQNVSTVLQKPNPLYNQNTDMVQKSVSKTLPSTWSDPSVNISLDNLLPGMQPSKPQQPSLNTMIQQQNMQQPMNVMTQSFGAVNLSSPSNMLPVRPQTNALIGGPMPMSMPSVMTGTMGMAPLGNTPMMNQSMMGMNMNIGMSAAGMGLTGTMGMGMPNIAMTSGTVQPKQDAFANFANFSK, from the exons cACCAATGTGGTTATGAATTATTCAGAGATCGAGTCTAAGGTTCGAGAGGCAACGAACGATGATCCTTGGGGACCTTCTGGGCAACTCATGGGAGAGATTGCCAA GGCTACATTTATGTATGAACAGTTTCCAGAACTTATGAACATGCTTTGGTCACGAATGttaaaagacaacaaaaagaaTTGGAGAAGAGTTTATAAG TCGTTGCTGCTCCTAGCGTACCTCATAAGGAATGGATCAGAGCGTGTTGTTACAAGTGCCAGAGAACACATTTATGATTTACGATCCCTGGAAAATTACCACTTTGTAG ATGAGCATGGCAAGGATCAGGGTATAAATATTCGACAGAAGGTGAAGGAATTGGTTGAATTTGCCCAGGATGACGACAGGCTTCGTGAAGAgcgaaagaaagcaaagaagaacaAAGACAAGTATGTTGGGGTTTCCTCAGACAGTGTTGGAGGATTCAGATACA GTGAAAGATATGATCCTGAGCCCAAATCAAAATGGGATGAGGAGTGGGATAAAAACAAGAGTGCTTTTCCATTCAGTGATAAATTAGGTGAGCTGAGTGATAAAATTGGAAGCACAATTGATGACACCATCAGCAAGTTCCGGAGGAAAGATAGAGAAGACTCTCCAGAAAGATGCAG cGACAGCGATGAGGAAAAGAAAGCGAGAAGAGGCAGATCTCCCAAAGGTGAATTCAAAGATGAAGAGGAGACTGTGACGACAAAGCATATTCATATCACACAGGCCACAGAGACCACCACAACCAGACACAAGCGCACAGCAAATCCTTCCAAAACCATTGATCTTGGAGCAGCAGCACATTACACAGGGGACAAAGCAAGTCCAGATCAGAATGCTTCAACCCACACACCTCAGTCTTCAGTTAAG acTTCAGTGCCTAGCAGCAAGTCATCTGGTGACCTTGTTGATCTGTTTGATGGCACCAGCCAGTCAACAG TAACAGCAACAAGTGGGAATGGAGACTTTGGTGACTGGAGTGCCTTCAACCAAGCCCCATCAGGCCCTGTTGCTTCCGGTGGCGAGTTCTTTGGCAGTGCCTCACAGCCAGCAGTAGAACTTGTTAGTGGCTCCCAATCAGCTCTAGGCCCACCTCCTGCTGCCTCGAATTCTTCAGACCTGTTTGATCTTATGGGCTCATCCCAGGCAACCATGACATCTTCCCAGAGTATGAATTTCTCTATGATGAGCACTAATACTGTGGGACTTGGTTTGCCTATGTCAAGATCACAG agcaatttttctattttccagccTTTGCAAAATGTTAGCACAGTGCTGCAGAAGCCTAATCCTCTCTATAATCAGAATACAGATATGGTCCAGAAATCAGTCAGCAAAACCTTGCCCTCTACTTGGTCTGACCCCAGTGTAAACATCAGCCTAGACAACTTACTACCTGGTATGCAGCCTTCCAAACCCCAGCAGCCATCACTGAATACAATGATTCAGCAACAGA ATATGCAGCAGCCTATGAATGTGATGACTCAAAGTTTTGGAGCTGTGAACCTCAGTTCTCCATCAAACATGCTTCCTGTCCGGCCCCAAACTAATGCTTTGATAGGGGGACCCATGCCTATGAGCATGCCCAGTGTGATGACTGGCACCATGGGAATGGCCCCTCTTGGAAATACTCCGATGATGAACCAGAGCATGATGGGCATGAACATGAACATAGGGATGTCCGCTGCTGGGATGGGCTTGACAGGCACAATGGGAATGGGCATGCCCAACATAGCCATGACTTCGGGAACTGTGCAACCCAAGCAAGATGCCTTTGCAAATTTCGCCAATTTTAGCAAATAA
- the CLINT1 gene encoding clathrin interactor 1 isoform X2 translates to MLNMWKVRELVDKATNVVMNYSEIESKVREATNDDPWGPSGQLMGEIAKATFMYEQFPELMNMLWSRMLKDNKKNWRRVYKSLLLLAYLIRNGSERVVTSAREHIYDLRSLENYHFVDEHGKDQGINIRQKVKELVEFAQDDDRLREERKKAKKNKDKYVGVSSDSVGGFRYSERYDPEPKSKWDEEWDKNKSAFPFSDKLGELSDKIGSTIDDTISKFRRKDREDSPERCSDSDEEKKARRGRSPKGEFKDEEETVTTKHIHITQATETTTTRHKRTANPSKTIDLGAAAHYTGDKASPDQNASTHTPQSSVKTSVPSSKSSGDLVDLFDGTSQSTGGSADLFGGFADFGSAAASGSFPSQVTATSGNGDFGDWSAFNQAPSGPVASGGEFFGSASQPAVELVSGSQSALGPPPAASNSSDLFDLMGSSQATMTSSQSMNFSMMSTNTVGLGLPMSRSQPLQNVSTVLQKPNPLYNQNTDMVQKSVSKTLPSTWSDPSVNISLDNLLPGMQPSKPQQPSLNTMIQQQNMQQPMNVMTQSFGAVNLSSPSNMLPVRPQTNALIGGPMPMSMPSVMTGTMGMAPLGNTPMMNQSMMGMNMNIGMSAAGMGLTGTMGMGMPNIAMTSGTVQPKQDAFANFANFSK, encoded by the exons cACCAATGTGGTTATGAATTATTCAGAGATCGAGTCTAAGGTTCGAGAGGCAACGAACGATGATCCTTGGGGACCTTCTGGGCAACTCATGGGAGAGATTGCCAA GGCTACATTTATGTATGAACAGTTTCCAGAACTTATGAACATGCTTTGGTCACGAATGttaaaagacaacaaaaagaaTTGGAGAAGAGTTTATAAG TCGTTGCTGCTCCTAGCGTACCTCATAAGGAATGGATCAGAGCGTGTTGTTACAAGTGCCAGAGAACACATTTATGATTTACGATCCCTGGAAAATTACCACTTTGTAG ATGAGCATGGCAAGGATCAGGGTATAAATATTCGACAGAAGGTGAAGGAATTGGTTGAATTTGCCCAGGATGACGACAGGCTTCGTGAAGAgcgaaagaaagcaaagaagaacaAAGACAAGTATGTTGGGGTTTCCTCAGACAGTGTTGGAGGATTCAGATACA GTGAAAGATATGATCCTGAGCCCAAATCAAAATGGGATGAGGAGTGGGATAAAAACAAGAGTGCTTTTCCATTCAGTGATAAATTAGGTGAGCTGAGTGATAAAATTGGAAGCACAATTGATGACACCATCAGCAAGTTCCGGAGGAAAGATAGAGAAGACTCTCCAGAAAGATGCAG cGACAGCGATGAGGAAAAGAAAGCGAGAAGAGGCAGATCTCCCAAAGGTGAATTCAAAGATGAAGAGGAGACTGTGACGACAAAGCATATTCATATCACACAGGCCACAGAGACCACCACAACCAGACACAAGCGCACAGCAAATCCTTCCAAAACCATTGATCTTGGAGCAGCAGCACATTACACAGGGGACAAAGCAAGTCCAGATCAGAATGCTTCAACCCACACACCTCAGTCTTCAGTTAAG acTTCAGTGCCTAGCAGCAAGTCATCTGGTGACCTTGTTGATCTGTTTGATGGCACCAGCCAGTCAACAG GAGGATCAGCTGATTTATTCGGAGGATTTGCTGACTTTGGCTCAGCTGCTGCATCAGGCAGTTTCCCTTCCCAAG TAACAGCAACAAGTGGGAATGGAGACTTTGGTGACTGGAGTGCCTTCAACCAAGCCCCATCAGGCCCTGTTGCTTCCGGTGGCGAGTTCTTTGGCAGTGCCTCACAGCCAGCAGTAGAACTTGTTAGTGGCTCCCAATCAGCTCTAGGCCCACCTCCTGCTGCCTCGAATTCTTCAGACCTGTTTGATCTTATGGGCTCATCCCAGGCAACCATGACATCTTCCCAGAGTATGAATTTCTCTATGATGAGCACTAATACTGTGGGACTTGGTTTGCCTATGTCAAGATCACAG ccTTTGCAAAATGTTAGCACAGTGCTGCAGAAGCCTAATCCTCTCTATAATCAGAATACAGATATGGTCCAGAAATCAGTCAGCAAAACCTTGCCCTCTACTTGGTCTGACCCCAGTGTAAACATCAGCCTAGACAACTTACTACCTGGTATGCAGCCTTCCAAACCCCAGCAGCCATCACTGAATACAATGATTCAGCAACAGA ATATGCAGCAGCCTATGAATGTGATGACTCAAAGTTTTGGAGCTGTGAACCTCAGTTCTCCATCAAACATGCTTCCTGTCCGGCCCCAAACTAATGCTTTGATAGGGGGACCCATGCCTATGAGCATGCCCAGTGTGATGACTGGCACCATGGGAATGGCCCCTCTTGGAAATACTCCGATGATGAACCAGAGCATGATGGGCATGAACATGAACATAGGGATGTCCGCTGCTGGGATGGGCTTGACAGGCACAATGGGAATGGGCATGCCCAACATAGCCATGACTTCGGGAACTGTGCAACCCAAGCAAGATGCCTTTGCAAATTTCGCCAATTTTAGCAAATAA